In Thermodesulfovibrionales bacterium, a single genomic region encodes these proteins:
- the larC gene encoding nickel pincer cofactor biosynthesis protein LarC has translation MIAFIDCFSGISGDMLLGALIDAGAPPEELIKGIPLNVELKIKKIERAGIRASSVKLEFERKGIYSIKDFKKLLSESEIPEALRTKAERIIENLFLAEAKVHGLKPEDVHLHELGSPDTLIDIIGTLRGIEFLGIKKLFCSSVNVGRGVIRTAHGILPVPAPATLELLKGFSIISQGPEAELTTPTGAALLKDLAEPSAIPLMRIIKTGYGAGSRDFKDWPNILRLIIGEPENMNRELLYIIETSIDDMNPQLYDNLLDQLLCSGALDVYIENIIMKKSRPGQKISVLCREEQIPVITDIIFKETTTLGLRIMRVERISLPRKIEEFSSSLGRVRVKIAEFKGIRKFSPEYEDIKAIAKEKGLSLFDVSEKIKKEIANKYSAPLL, from the coding sequence GTGATTGCCTTTATTGATTGTTTCTCTGGTATAAGTGGAGATATGCTTCTTGGAGCTCTGATTGATGCTGGAGCCCCTCCAGAGGAGCTGATAAAGGGCATACCTCTAAATGTTGAGCTGAAGATTAAAAAAATAGAACGGGCCGGCATAAGGGCAAGTAGTGTAAAACTTGAGTTTGAAAGAAAGGGAATATACAGTATTAAGGATTTTAAAAAACTCCTTTCAGAATCAGAGATACCTGAGGCACTCAGAACCAAAGCGGAAAGGATTATTGAAAACCTATTTCTTGCAGAGGCAAAGGTTCACGGACTTAAACCAGAAGACGTTCACCTCCATGAACTGGGTTCACCTGATACCCTTATAGATATAATCGGTACATTGAGAGGTATTGAGTTTCTTGGAATTAAAAAATTATTCTGCTCCTCAGTAAATGTTGGAAGGGGGGTTATAAGAACGGCTCATGGAATCCTTCCTGTTCCTGCACCTGCAACCCTTGAGCTCCTTAAGGGATTTTCAATTATATCTCAGGGTCCAGAGGCTGAACTCACCACACCAACTGGAGCAGCCTTACTTAAGGATCTGGCAGAACCATCTGCCATACCTTTAATGAGAATCATCAAGACAGGATATGGAGCAGGCTCAAGGGATTTCAAGGACTGGCCAAATATACTGAGACTCATCATCGGAGAGCCTGAAAATATGAACAGGGAATTACTCTATATTATAGAGACCAGTATAGATGATATGAATCCGCAGCTCTATGATAATCTCCTGGACCAGCTTCTTTGTAGCGGTGCCCTTGATGTTTACATAGAGAATATCATAATGAAAAAATCAAGACCCGGGCAGAAGATCTCTGTACTCTGCAGGGAAGAGCAAATACCAGTCATTACAGATATCATTTTTAAAGAAACCACCACCCTTGGCCTCAGAATAATGAGGGTTGAAAGAATCAGCCTTCCAAGAAAGATTGAGGAATTCAGTTCAAGTCTTGGAAGGGTGAGGGTTAAGATTGCTGAGTTTAAAGGGATAAGAAAGTTTTCTCCTGAATATGAGGACATAAAGGCAATCGCAAAAGAAAAGGGATTATCACTCTTTGATGTTAGTGAGAAGATAAAAAAAGAGATTGCTAATAAATACTCTGCTCCATTACTCTGA
- a CDS encoding TIGR00282 family metallophosphoesterase, with protein sequence MQDNLRVLFIGDIVGRPGRNAVKSLLPGLIEKLRIDFIIANGENAAGGFGITEKVAKELFEQKINVITTGNHVWDKKEDISFIAKEPFILRPFNYPAGVPGHGSIIYTLNGFKIGVVNLQGRVFMTPVDCPFRTGLIEIERILAETRIIIIDFHAEATSEKMALGYYLDGMVSAVIGTHTHVQTADERILPKGTAYITDVGMTGPVDSIIGIEIPQIIDRFLYQMPKKFEVAKGRSVLSAVLIDIDTKTGLARSIQRLNLTGG encoded by the coding sequence ATGCAAGATAATCTCAGGGTTCTGTTCATAGGTGATATAGTAGGAAGGCCTGGAAGGAACGCTGTTAAATCCCTCCTTCCGGGCCTTATTGAGAAACTAAGAATAGACTTTATTATTGCCAATGGCGAGAATGCTGCAGGTGGCTTTGGAATTACAGAAAAGGTGGCAAAGGAACTCTTTGAACAAAAAATCAATGTTATCACCACGGGCAATCATGTCTGGGATAAGAAGGAGGATATCTCTTTCATTGCAAAAGAGCCCTTTATATTAAGACCTTTTAATTATCCAGCTGGTGTGCCAGGACATGGTAGTATTATTTACACCTTGAATGGCTTTAAGATAGGGGTGGTTAATCTTCAGGGAAGGGTATTCATGACCCCTGTAGACTGTCCCTTCAGAACAGGCCTTATAGAGATAGAGAGGATTCTGGCTGAAACAAGAATAATAATCATTGACTTTCATGCAGAAGCAACCTCAGAGAAGATGGCGTTAGGATATTATCTTGACGGAATGGTCAGCGCAGTAATAGGTACTCATACCCATGTCCAGACAGCAGATGAGAGGATACTTCCAAAAGGAACTGCCTATATAACAGATGTTGGCATGACAGGACCGGTTGATTCAATAATAGGTATAGAGATACCCCAGATTATTGATCGATTTCTTTACCAGATGCCAAAAAAATTTGAGGTTGCAAAGGGAAGATCAGTGCTTTCAGCAGTTTTGATAGACATAGACACAAAGACAGGTCTCGCAAGGTCAATACAGAGGCTCAATCTGACAGGCGGATAG